The following proteins come from a genomic window of Mustela lutreola isolate mMusLut2 chromosome 6, mMusLut2.pri, whole genome shotgun sequence:
- the AIG1 gene encoding androgen-induced gene 1 protein isoform X9 produces the protein MALVPCQVLRVAILLSYCSILCNYKAIEMPSHQTYGGSWKFLTFIDLCLRVKAWLPP, from the exons ATGGCGCTTGTCCCGTGCCAGGTGCTGCGGGTGGCGATCCTGCTGTCCTACTGCTCTATCCTGTGCAACTACAAGGCCATCGAAATGCCCTCGCATCAAACCTACGGCGGGAGCTGGAAATTCCTGACGTTCATTGATCTG TGCTTGCGCGTAAAGGCCTGGCTGCCCCCGTAG